One window from the genome of Petrotoga sp. 9PW.55.5.1 encodes:
- a CDS encoding arsenate reductase ArsC, which yields MDKIKVLFLCSRNSARSQMAEAFLKKYGADRFDTYSAGLEASEINPFTIRVMEEKGISMKDHYSKSLDRYLNDRFGFLITVCSKAEEKCPFFPGVSIRLHWPFDDPATAAGSEEEKLEIFRRVRDEIEKKVIDFVENTDKYSNIKDSFKA from the coding sequence ATGGACAAAATTAAGGTGCTGTTTTTATGTTCTAGAAACTCTGCAAGAAGTCAAATGGCTGAAGCTTTTTTAAAGAAATATGGAGCTGATAGATTCGATACTTATAGTGCAGGTTTAGAGGCTTCTGAAATTAATCCTTTCACTATTAGGGTTATGGAAGAAAAAGGTATAAGTATGAAAGATCATTATTCAAAGAGTTTAGATAGATACTTGAACGATAGGTTTGGTTTTTTAATAACAGTATGCTCAAAAGCAGAAGAAAAATGTCCCTTCTTTCCGGGTGTAAGTATAAGACTTCATTGGCCCTTTGATGATCCTGCAACAGCTGCGGGAAGCGAAGAGGAAAAACTTGAGATTTTTAGAAGAGTGAGAGACGAAATTGAAAAAAAGGTTATTGATTTTGTTGAAAATACTGATAAATACTCTAATATAAAAGATAGTTTTAAAGCGTGA
- a CDS encoding AIR carboxylase family protein, with product MDKKVLLISGSQSDEVFVNIAIDLFDEWKVDYEYKVLSAHRNLKELTKFIEELPKEEYCAIIAVAGLSAALPGVVASLTTLPVIGVPRDVGPLNGVDALLSMIQMPSGVPVATMGIGSSGMKNAAYFVKRLLDSEGE from the coding sequence TTGGACAAAAAAGTACTTCTTATTTCTGGAAGTCAATCAGACGAGGTTTTTGTAAATATTGCAATTGATCTTTTTGATGAATGGAAGGTTGATTATGAGTACAAAGTACTAAGTGCCCATAGAAATTTAAAAGAACTCACAAAATTTATCGAAGAACTTCCTAAAGAAGAATATTGCGCGATAATCGCTGTTGCAGGGTTATCTGCTGCACTTCCCGGGGTGGTGGCTTCTCTTACTACGCTTCCTGTTATTGGAGTTCCAAGAGATGTTGGTCCTTTAAATGGTGTAGATGCTTTACTTTCAATGATTCAAATGCCTAGTGGTGTTCCTGTTGCAACTATGGGTATAGGAAGCAGTGGTATGAAAAATGCAGCTTATTTTGTAAAGAGATTACTTGATAGCGAGGGTGAATAA
- the purC gene encoding phosphoribosylaminoimidazolesuccinocarboxamide synthase, which yields MKNEKRFDLLYEGKAKKVYKYSDRKLLVEFKNDVTAFNGIKKGQYANKGKINKKISTFFFELLNEEGLNTHYLQDYDENSFIAKWGELIPLEVIVRNYTAGSFCKRYGVEKGIKFDYPLVEFSLKNDDLGDPMITKDAILLLKICNKEILEEIVGISNKVNNILSSFLDNKNILLVDYKLEFGISKTDKKVILIDEISPDTCRFWDKNTMESLDKDVYREDKGDLINAYEALIGRLAI from the coding sequence ATGAAAAATGAGAAAAGATTTGATTTATTGTATGAAGGCAAGGCAAAAAAGGTATATAAATACAGTGATAGAAAGCTATTAGTAGAATTTAAAAATGATGTAACCGCTTTTAATGGAATAAAAAAAGGTCAGTACGCTAATAAAGGTAAGATAAACAAGAAAATTTCAACATTTTTCTTTGAATTATTAAATGAAGAGGGATTAAATACACATTATTTACAAGATTACGATGAAAACTCTTTTATTGCAAAATGGGGGGAATTAATACCTTTGGAAGTGATAGTTAGAAATTATACAGCGGGAAGTTTTTGTAAACGTTATGGTGTAGAAAAAGGGATAAAATTTGATTATCCATTAGTTGAATTTTCACTAAAAAATGACGATTTAGGGGACCCAATGATAACAAAAGATGCTATATTACTTTTGAAGATTTGTAATAAAGAAATATTAGAAGAAATAGTTGGAATTTCAAATAAAGTGAACAATATACTGAGCAGTTTTTTAGATAATAAAAACATTCTCTTAGTTGATTATAAATTAGAGTTCGGTATATCAAAGACAGATAAGAAAGTAATTTTGATTGATGAAATATCTCCAGATACCTGTAGATTTTGGGATAAAAATACTATGGAATCGCTTGATAAGGACGTATACAGAGAGGATAAAGGAGATCTTATTAATGCTTATGAAGCTTTGATTGGGAGGTTAGCTATATGA
- the purS gene encoding phosphoribosylformylglycinamidine synthase subunit PurS, with the protein MITEGEKIFNFEIKVKLKEGILDPQGNATLKVLKRLNFSVEEVRFGKSVNLKIKEENFEKAKQKAEQIAYEVLSNPVLEDYEIMELDEE; encoded by the coding sequence ATGATTACTGAAGGAGAGAAAATATTTAATTTTGAAATAAAAGTTAAATTAAAAGAGGGGATATTAGATCCTCAAGGTAACGCTACACTAAAGGTATTAAAAAGGTTAAACTTTTCTGTAGAAGAAGTTAGATTTGGAAAAAGCGTAAATTTAAAAATTAAAGAAGAAAATTTTGAGAAAGCTAAACAAAAAGCAGAACAAATAGCTTATGAAGTTTTATCAAATCCTGTTTTGGAAGATTATGAAATAATGGAACTGGATGAGGAGTGA
- the purQ gene encoding phosphoribosylformylglycinamidine synthase subunit PurQ translates to MDKLTAGVVVFPGSNCDRDAYFALEENGFKTRYIWHDFDQALNYDLIFIPGGFSYGDYLRVGALARFSPVMKSVEKYVLQKRGLVIGVCNGFQILTEVGILPGVLTVNSSQRFICEDVEIKVNNFETPFTNNIDKKVLNLPIAHKEGRYIIRENTLEPSQIVIKYVENPNGSFEDIAGIINKDLNVFGLMPHPERACSKVLGNEDGNLIFQSIRRYLSSGQSVKN, encoded by the coding sequence TTGGATAAATTAACAGCCGGTGTAGTGGTATTTCCAGGATCAAACTGTGACCGTGATGCCTATTTTGCATTAGAAGAGAATGGTTTCAAAACAAGATATATCTGGCATGATTTTGATCAGGCCTTAAATTATGACCTTATATTTATTCCTGGAGGTTTTTCATATGGAGATTACTTGAGGGTCGGCGCTTTAGCAAGGTTCTCACCGGTTATGAAGTCAGTTGAAAAATATGTGTTGCAAAAAAGAGGGTTGGTCATTGGAGTGTGTAACGGATTCCAAATTTTAACTGAAGTCGGCATATTACCTGGAGTTTTGACAGTGAACAGTTCGCAGAGGTTCATTTGCGAAGATGTAGAGATAAAAGTAAATAACTTTGAAACACCTTTTACTAACAACATAGATAAAAAAGTCTTAAATTTACCTATCGCTCATAAAGAGGGGAGATATATAATAAGAGAAAATACTTTAGAGCCTTCTCAAATAGTTATAAAATATGTAGAAAATCCTAATGGATCTTTTGAAGACATTGCTGGAATTATAAACAAAGATCTCAACGTTTTTGGTTTAATGCCTCATCCGGAAAGAGCTTGTTCAAAAGTATTAGGTAATGAAGACGGTAATCTTATTTTTCAGTCTATCAGGAGGTATCTGTCTAGTGGCCAATCAGTTAAAAATTAG
- the purL gene encoding phosphoribosylformylglycinamidine synthase subunit PurL, translated as MANQLKIRELALALGLSNSEYESIVEKLNREPNEFETYLFSAQWSEHCGYKHSKHYLKKINESYESENAGYVEIGNKAVVFKVESHNHPCAVEPYQGAATGIGGIVRDILAMGARPIALLDSLKFGDINQPKVKNIFEGVVSGISDYGNSIGVPTVAGETSFNEIYSTNPLVNVMCVGVAEKNYLVSSHADGPNKLIVYIGSKTGRDGIHGASFASKELSGKDDRPSVQVGDPFTEKNLIEATLEILKLKGVKACQDMGAAGVLSSTSEMASKGGLGCEIYLDKVPKRQKDIKPWEIMLSESQERMVFLVEPGFEQEVKKVCEKYMVDFSVIGKTIEKKHYVVKKEENGDILADLPIDVLVDAPEYYRNNSTPTSFIINRAKKFPKCKGHDLKDILKKIIQNHNVASKKWIFQQYDYKVGTNTLLIPGIADSSVLWFKKTKKAIAVTIDSNELYTYLNPLEGTKNVVYEAARNLVSVGAVPLAITDNLNFGHPDDSEVSWQFEQSINGLIEASKELSTPVVSGNVSFYNSYKDSSIYPTPVIGMVGEVKDISKLTNLKFKNVGDFVYLVGKTDINVERIGGSIYLKIIEDFIGGEIDPVNPIFEKSLQNFILDLINKSVVNCVHDVSKGGLLVSLVESCIVSSLGFNGELGNSVEELFGENQGRFIISLSKDNDDLFQKMSNKAGIIFKKLGEVKHQDDGINIGSTTFDLKKLTKLYFESISKTVEE; from the coding sequence GTGGCCAATCAGTTAAAAATTAGGGAACTAGCACTTGCTTTAGGACTTTCTAATTCTGAATATGAAAGCATAGTTGAAAAGTTAAATAGAGAGCCTAATGAATTTGAAACTTATCTTTTTTCTGCTCAATGGTCAGAACATTGTGGATACAAACATTCAAAACATTATTTAAAAAAAATAAATGAATCTTATGAAAGTGAAAATGCTGGGTATGTAGAAATTGGTAATAAAGCTGTGGTATTTAAAGTTGAAAGTCATAACCATCCTTGCGCTGTTGAACCTTATCAGGGAGCGGCAACTGGTATAGGAGGAATAGTAAGAGATATCCTGGCTATGGGAGCAAGGCCTATTGCTTTGTTGGACTCTTTGAAGTTTGGAGATATTAATCAGCCCAAGGTAAAAAATATATTTGAAGGTGTTGTTTCAGGTATAAGTGATTACGGTAATTCCATAGGAGTTCCTACGGTTGCTGGAGAAACATCTTTTAACGAAATATACTCAACAAATCCTTTGGTAAATGTGATGTGTGTTGGGGTAGCCGAGAAAAATTATTTAGTATCTTCACATGCTGATGGCCCTAATAAGCTTATTGTTTATATAGGTTCAAAAACTGGGAGAGATGGGATACACGGGGCATCTTTTGCTTCCAAAGAGCTTAGTGGAAAGGACGATAGACCATCTGTACAAGTTGGAGACCCTTTCACTGAGAAAAATCTCATAGAAGCGACTCTTGAAATATTGAAATTAAAAGGTGTTAAAGCATGTCAGGATATGGGGGCAGCAGGAGTATTAAGTTCTACTTCTGAAATGGCAAGCAAAGGTGGTCTAGGTTGTGAAATATATTTAGATAAAGTTCCAAAAAGGCAGAAAGATATTAAACCATGGGAAATTATGCTTTCTGAATCCCAAGAAAGAATGGTTTTCTTGGTTGAACCAGGTTTTGAACAAGAGGTTAAAAAAGTATGTGAGAAATACATGGTAGATTTTTCAGTTATAGGAAAAACAATTGAGAAAAAACATTATGTAGTTAAAAAGGAAGAAAATGGTGATATTCTTGCAGATTTGCCTATCGATGTATTAGTGGATGCTCCAGAATATTATAGGAATAATAGTACTCCAACATCTTTCATTATAAACAGGGCGAAAAAATTTCCAAAGTGTAAGGGGCATGATTTAAAAGATATTTTAAAAAAAATAATACAAAATCATAACGTAGCGAGTAAGAAATGGATTTTTCAGCAGTACGATTACAAGGTTGGGACAAACACTTTATTAATTCCTGGAATAGCTGATAGTTCGGTACTTTGGTTTAAAAAAACAAAAAAAGCAATAGCTGTAACTATTGATAGTAACGAATTATATACTTATTTAAATCCACTTGAAGGAACAAAAAACGTTGTTTATGAAGCAGCAAGAAATTTAGTATCAGTAGGAGCTGTGCCTTTAGCTATAACCGATAATTTGAATTTTGGACATCCTGATGATTCGGAAGTTTCTTGGCAATTTGAGCAAAGTATTAATGGGTTAATTGAAGCATCAAAAGAACTTTCTACTCCTGTAGTTAGTGGAAACGTTAGTTTTTATAATTCTTATAAAGATTCTTCTATCTATCCTACCCCAGTTATAGGAATGGTTGGAGAGGTAAAAGATATAAGCAAGTTGACCAATTTAAAATTTAAAAACGTTGGGGATTTTGTATATTTAGTAGGTAAAACTGATATAAATGTTGAAAGAATAGGTGGAAGCATATACTTAAAAATAATTGAAGATTTTATAGGTGGTGAGATAGACCCTGTAAATCCAATATTTGAAAAGTCATTACAAAATTTTATTCTAGATCTTATCAATAAAAGTGTTGTTAACTGTGTTCATGATGTATCAAAAGGTGGTCTACTTGTTTCTCTTGTTGAAAGTTGTATCGTAAGTAGTTTGGGATTTAATGGAGAACTTGGTAATTCAGTGGAGGAACTTTTCGGTGAGAACCAAGGGAGGTTCATCATTTCACTTTCCAAAGATAACGATGATCTTTTTCAAAAGATGTCAAATAAAGCAGGAATTATCTTTAAAAAGTTAGGAGAAGTAAAACACCAAGATGATGGAATCAATATTGGTTCGACTACCTTTGATCTTAAAAAGTTAACTAAACTTTATTTTGAAAGTATCTCTAAAACTGTGGAGGAATAA
- the purF gene encoding amidophosphoribosyltransferase — translation MLMENCGLFAAYSKENKYNVSGRIIEGLLALQHRGQESAGIALSDGSKITTYKGKGVVNRVFTKDVARKINGYFGIGHVRYSINGFSNYINAQPLSVKYKGEFFSIAHNGQIENGNKLKEEYEEKGSIFMTTSDTELIPHLLVNNLKGVPSSWESSNIGKLIDQNIGPSYSLLLLFKNKIIAFRDSYGYRPLALCETKNGIYVASEDSAFKFFPTKDATIREINPGELIEIKDGKVKSYFINSSNKHKYCFFEHVYFARPDSNIFDENVHLMREKLGALCAQENPVEADIVVPVMDSGFSAALGYSKASNIPLEMGLMRNKYVGRTFIDPDVEERKMGVRRKLSPVKEVIENKRIILVDDSIVRGTTMKHIVKMLRENGAKQVHLRIASPKVVNTCHWGVDIPTQEELICATKSIDEIKDLLNADSIEFVSLEKLKEFLNSKKQEYCFKCFQGGN, via the coding sequence ATGTTAATGGAAAATTGCGGATTATTTGCAGCATATTCTAAAGAAAATAAATATAATGTTAGTGGAAGAATTATAGAGGGTTTATTAGCCTTACAACATAGAGGTCAAGAGTCAGCAGGTATAGCTTTATCAGATGGTTCAAAGATCACAACATATAAAGGAAAAGGTGTTGTAAATAGAGTTTTTACTAAAGATGTTGCTAGAAAAATAAATGGTTATTTTGGAATAGGACATGTAAGATATTCCATTAATGGATTTTCAAATTATATAAATGCACAACCGTTAAGTGTGAAATACAAAGGAGAATTTTTTTCAATCGCTCATAATGGACAAATAGAAAATGGGAACAAATTGAAAGAAGAATACGAAGAAAAAGGATCCATATTCATGACAACCTCTGATACAGAGCTCATTCCTCACTTACTTGTAAATAACCTCAAAGGAGTTCCTTCAAGTTGGGAAAGTTCTAATATAGGTAAATTAATCGATCAAAATATTGGGCCTTCTTATTCCTTACTACTTCTTTTCAAAAACAAAATAATAGCGTTCCGTGATTCATATGGATATCGTCCTTTGGCCCTTTGTGAAACTAAAAATGGAATTTATGTAGCTTCTGAAGATAGCGCATTCAAATTTTTCCCCACTAAAGATGCTACAATTAGAGAGATAAATCCAGGTGAATTAATAGAAATAAAAGATGGGAAAGTTAAAAGTTATTTTATAAACTCAAGTAATAAACATAAATATTGTTTCTTTGAACATGTTTATTTTGCTAGACCTGATTCTAATATCTTTGATGAAAACGTACATTTAATGAGAGAAAAGTTGGGAGCATTATGTGCACAAGAGAATCCAGTTGAAGCAGATATCGTTGTACCCGTTATGGATAGTGGGTTTTCTGCTGCTTTGGGATATTCCAAAGCCTCAAATATCCCATTAGAGATGGGGTTAATGAGAAACAAATATGTAGGAAGAACGTTCATTGATCCGGATGTTGAAGAAAGAAAGATGGGGGTTAGAAGAAAACTTTCTCCAGTTAAAGAAGTAATTGAAAATAAAAGAATAATTTTAGTAGATGATTCTATAGTAAGGGGAACTACTATGAAACATATAGTTAAAATGCTTAGAGAAAATGGAGCAAAGCAAGTACATCTAAGAATCGCCTCTCCAAAAGTTGTGAACACCTGTCATTGGGGAGTGGATATTCCTACTCAGGAAGAGTTAATTTGTGCAACTAAAAGTATAGATGAGATTAAAGACCTTTTAAACGCCGATTCAATAGAGTTTGTTTCACTTGAAAAATTAAAAGAATTTTTAAATAGCAAAAAACAAGAGTACTGTTTTAAATGCTTTCAAGGAGGAAATTAA
- the purM gene encoding phosphoribosylformylglycinamidine cyclo-ligase translates to MFYKSSGVDINKANDSIKAIRSFLDNNIGSYAGIFPLKDVLNKYREPVLVATSDGVGTKLQLLKKYGRWDVAAQDLVAMNLNDLVCMGATPLFFLDYFSTSALNKEEFVSFIKNLKNILDEFECNLLGGETAELPGVFSQNSEDVAGFAVGIVSKENIFDYSKIKVGDKIIGLKSSGIHSNGYSLVRKLLQEKKIDFSEELLNPTRIYVKQTLALLKNIKGAAHITGGGLIDNLPRIIPDGLYAYINVSWEIPRVFQIIEESGVSKNEMFRTFNMGIGMVYIVDEDNLTYVKNIIKTRFSEEVIEIGEIRDIVEVKKAADINQKVKISY, encoded by the coding sequence ATGTTTTATAAAAGTTCTGGTGTAGATATAAATAAGGCGAATGATTCTATAAAGGCGATTCGCTCATTTCTTGATAATAATATAGGTTCTTATGCTGGGATATTCCCTTTAAAGGATGTTTTAAATAAATACCGTGAACCAGTTCTCGTAGCAACTTCTGATGGAGTGGGTACAAAGTTACAGCTTTTAAAAAAGTATGGAAGATGGGATGTCGCTGCACAAGATCTTGTTGCGATGAATTTAAACGATTTAGTTTGTATGGGAGCAACGCCTTTGTTTTTTTTAGATTACTTTTCAACGTCAGCTCTAAATAAAGAAGAGTTTGTTAGTTTTATAAAGAATTTAAAAAATATCTTAGACGAATTTGAATGTAATTTGTTAGGTGGGGAAACAGCAGAATTACCTGGTGTTTTTAGTCAAAACAGTGAGGATGTCGCGGGATTTGCGGTTGGAATAGTTAGTAAAGAAAATATTTTTGATTATTCAAAAATAAAAGTTGGAGACAAGATAATAGGTTTAAAATCCTCTGGAATACATTCTAACGGTTATTCTTTGGTAAGAAAATTACTTCAAGAAAAAAAGATAGATTTTAGTGAGGAGTTATTAAATCCAACGAGGATATACGTAAAACAGACGTTAGCTCTTCTAAAGAACATTAAAGGAGCAGCACATATAACTGGTGGAGGACTGATAGATAATCTTCCAAGGATAATTCCTGATGGTCTTTATGCATATATTAATGTATCTTGGGAAATTCCAAGAGTTTTTCAAATTATCGAAGAGTCTGGAGTTTCTAAAAATGAAATGTTTAGAACCTTCAATATGGGTATCGGTATGGTATATATAGTGGATGAAGATAACCTAACTTACGTAAAAAATATTATTAAAACAAGATTTTCAGAAGAAGTCATTGAAATTGGTGAAATTAGAGATATTGTAGAAGTTAAAAAAGCAGCTGATATAAATCAAAAAGTAAAGATTAGTTATTAA
- the purN gene encoding phosphoribosylglycinamide formyltransferase gives MKKVIIMASGNGSNFEAICKYFSNSKEIKISHLITDNPKAYVIKRAKKVGIEPKIIDYSTFKNKEEYNKALFNYLKTLDFDLIVLAGYMRILLEHIVKYYKNKIINIHPSLLPKYRGLNVIEKAFNNNEEYIGITIHYVDESVDTGKIILQKKIKIEKYWDLEKVEKEIHELEHKYYPQVIYKILKGGF, from the coding sequence GTGAAAAAAGTAATAATTATGGCATCTGGGAATGGTTCTAATTTTGAAGCGATTTGTAAATATTTTTCGAATAGTAAGGAGATTAAAATCTCTCACTTAATTACTGATAATCCTAAGGCTTATGTTATTAAAAGAGCTAAAAAAGTTGGAATAGAACCTAAGATAATCGATTATTCAACTTTTAAAAATAAGGAAGAATACAACAAAGCTCTTTTTAATTATTTAAAAACTTTAGATTTTGATTTGATAGTTTTGGCAGGATATATGCGTATATTACTAGAGCACATCGTTAAATATTATAAGAACAAGATAATCAACATCCATCCTTCTCTTTTGCCAAAATACAGAGGATTAAATGTTATAGAAAAAGCTTTTAATAATAATGAGGAATATATTGGAATCACCATCCATTACGTAGATGAAAGTGTAGATACAGGGAAAATAATATTACAAAAAAAGATTAAAATAGAAAAATATTGGGATTTAGAAAAGGTTGAAAAAGAGATTCATGAGTTGGAGCATAAATATTATCCACAGGTAATATATAAAATTTTAAAAGGGGGCTTTTGA
- the purH gene encoding bifunctional phosphoribosylaminoimidazolecarboxamide formyltransferase/IMP cyclohydrolase, whose product MIKRALISTYKKEKVVTFAKNLKDLDIEIISTGGTAKKLEENGIKVTSVEEITGFPEILDGRVKTLNPKIHGGILARREKEEDMKTLKELNIEEIDLVYVNLYPFLEVSKKEDVELDQLVEFIDIGGPTMIRSAAKNFKNVVVIVDEEDLDAVIDQLKKEKEIDEDYRLYLASKAFNLTSFYDTCISNYLGKLTQNEYQKYLTVPFEKNYEMRYGENPHQSAIFYKNPMNSGAMTSFEQLNGKELSFNNLRDADAAWKTVNEFEETACCALKHSTPCGIALGENVLEAYRKAYECDPVSIFGGIVAFNKKVDVETAMELKKLFLEIIMAPDYEDEAVEILRKKKNLRVLKMTSKPTDKYEYVSVDGGILVQEVDKGLINEFKVVTKKDVPEELKDELLFAWKAVKMVKSNSIVVSKNKATTGIGTGQPNRIWAATEALQRSEGKGADVLASDAFFPFSDVVEKAAEYGIKALIQPGGSIRDKDSIEACDKYGIAMVFTGMRHFKHM is encoded by the coding sequence ATGATTAAAAGAGCTTTGATAAGTACTTACAAAAAAGAAAAGGTTGTAACCTTTGCAAAAAATCTTAAAGATTTGGATATTGAGATAATTTCAACAGGGGGTACTGCAAAGAAATTAGAAGAAAATGGAATAAAAGTAACCTCCGTTGAAGAGATAACAGGATTTCCTGAAATTCTAGATGGAAGGGTAAAAACCTTAAATCCAAAAATTCATGGTGGCATATTAGCAAGAAGAGAAAAAGAAGAAGATATGAAAACCTTGAAAGAGCTAAATATAGAAGAGATTGATTTAGTATACGTCAATCTTTATCCTTTTTTGGAAGTTTCAAAAAAAGAGGATGTTGAATTAGATCAACTAGTAGAGTTTATCGATATAGGTGGACCTACTATGATAAGATCGGCTGCTAAGAATTTTAAGAATGTTGTAGTTATAGTAGATGAAGAGGACTTGGATGCGGTAATTGACCAATTAAAAAAAGAAAAGGAAATTGACGAAGATTACAGATTGTATCTGGCTTCAAAGGCTTTCAATTTGACGTCTTTTTATGATACATGTATAAGTAATTATCTAGGAAAGTTAACCCAAAATGAATACCAAAAATATTTAACTGTTCCATTTGAAAAGAATTACGAGATGAGATATGGGGAAAATCCTCATCAAAGTGCGATTTTCTATAAAAATCCTATGAATAGTGGTGCTATGACTTCGTTTGAACAGTTGAACGGTAAAGAGTTGTCTTTTAACAATTTAAGAGATGCAGACGCTGCATGGAAGACAGTAAATGAGTTTGAAGAAACAGCTTGTTGTGCACTTAAGCATAGTACACCATGTGGGATTGCTCTGGGTGAAAATGTTTTGGAAGCTTATAGAAAGGCATATGAATGTGACCCCGTTTCCATATTTGGGGGAATTGTTGCTTTCAACAAAAAGGTAGATGTGGAAACGGCTATGGAGTTAAAAAAATTGTTCTTAGAGATTATTATGGCTCCCGATTATGAAGATGAAGCTGTAGAGATTTTAAGAAAAAAGAAAAATTTGAGAGTATTAAAAATGACCTCAAAGCCTACAGATAAATATGAATACGTCTCTGTTGATGGAGGAATACTCGTTCAGGAAGTTGATAAAGGTTTGATCAACGAGTTCAAAGTTGTAACAAAGAAAGATGTTCCTGAAGAACTGAAAGATGAACTTTTATTTGCTTGGAAAGCTGTCAAAATGGTTAAATCAAATTCTATTGTGGTATCAAAAAATAAAGCAACAACAGGTATTGGTACTGGTCAGCCAAACAGAATTTGGGCGGCTACTGAAGCCTTACAAAGAAGTGAAGGAAAGGGAGCGGATGTACTAGCGTCTGATGCTTTTTTTCCTTTCAGTGACGTTGTAGAAAAAGCT